One genomic window of Mucilaginibacter sp. SJ includes the following:
- the mraY gene encoding phospho-N-acetylmuramoyl-pentapeptide-transferase, producing the protein MLYYLFNYLSKNYSIPGVGVFQYITFRMAMAVITSLLITTVYGRRLIDYLRFKQVGETVRNLGLEGQMQKSGTPTMGGIIILLGILIPTLLFAKLENIYVILMIITTVWLGAIGFLDDYIKVFKKNKEGLAGRFKIIGQVGLSLIVGWTMYFNSNIIIRQEVVLPVKDDAPVEFHMKRNVPVYTQDVHSTKTTMPFYKNNEFDYAKVLKFLGKGYEQYALVVFLFFVILIITFISNGANITDGIDGLATGTSAIIGITLAILAYVSGNTVIADYLNIMYIPNSGELVIFAGAFVGACVGFLWYNSYPAQVFMGDTGSLAIGGIIAVFAIMIRKELMLPLLCGIFLIENFSVIVQVSWFKYTKKKFGEGRRVFLMAPLHHHYQKKGFHEAKIVTRFWIICIILAIVTVITLKLR; encoded by the coding sequence ATGTTGTATTACCTGTTTAACTATTTAAGCAAAAATTACAGTATCCCCGGGGTAGGTGTATTTCAATACATCACCTTCAGGATGGCAATGGCTGTAATCACATCATTGCTGATCACTACGGTTTATGGCAGGCGGTTAATTGATTACCTGCGCTTTAAACAAGTAGGCGAAACCGTGAGGAATTTGGGTTTAGAAGGCCAGATGCAAAAATCGGGTACCCCGACTATGGGTGGTATTATCATTTTGCTGGGCATCTTAATACCAACATTATTGTTTGCCAAGCTGGAGAATATATATGTGATCCTGATGATCATTACGACCGTTTGGCTGGGTGCTATCGGTTTTCTGGATGATTACATTAAAGTATTTAAAAAGAACAAGGAGGGTTTAGCGGGCAGGTTTAAGATCATTGGTCAGGTTGGCTTGTCGCTTATCGTTGGCTGGACAATGTATTTCAATAGCAATATTATCATCCGTCAGGAAGTGGTTTTGCCTGTGAAAGACGATGCCCCGGTTGAGTTTCATATGAAACGCAATGTTCCGGTTTATACTCAGGATGTGCACTCCACCAAAACAACCATGCCATTCTACAAAAACAACGAGTTTGATTATGCCAAGGTGTTGAAGTTTTTAGGGAAAGGTTACGAACAATATGCATTGGTTGTGTTCCTGTTTTTCGTGATTCTCATTATTACGTTCATATCTAACGGGGCCAATATTACGGATGGTATTGACGGCCTGGCGACGGGTACCTCGGCTATCATCGGCATTACACTGGCTATCCTGGCCTATGTATCGGGTAATACGGTTATTGCCGATTACCTGAACATCATGTATATCCCCAATTCGGGCGAACTGGTAATTTTTGCCGGTGCTTTTGTGGGAGCGTGCGTAGGCTTTTTGTGGTACAACTCATACCCGGCACAAGTGTTTATGGGCGATACCGGCAGTTTGGCCATAGGCGGTATCATAGCGGTGTTCGCTATCATGATCCGCAAGGAGCTGATGCTGCCATTATTATGCGGTATTTTCCTGATAGAGAATTTTTCGGTGATCGTACAGGTATCATGGTTTAAGTACACCAAAAAGAAATTTGGCGAAGGCAGGCGGGTGTTTTTGATGGCGCCGCTTCACCACCACTACCAGAAAAAGGGTTTCCATGAAGCAAAGATCGTTACCCGCTTCTGGATCATTTGTATCATACTGGCCATAGTGACGGTGATAACGTTGAAGCTACGTTAG
- a CDS encoding penicillin-binding protein yields the protein MGIRTNILARVYLAFGLVLLLAIAVVVQLCRLQFVQGDKWKAMASDLSAQYQTVEAARGNIFSVDGSLLATSVPEYELHMDMLASGIASDTAFNNNIDLLAAKLSGMFGDRSAREYSRVFREARKDSSRYLLIRRKVSYQDLKKIRQFPVFNMGKYKGGLIVIQKNKRILPFQSLAARTIGYKNENVKNPVGLEGAYSSYINGESGRRLMQRIPGGIWMPVDDDDEIAPKDGADIISTINVNFQDVAQDALKKQLVKSAADHGCVVLMEVSTGEIRAIANYTRTKDGDYREQMNYAISNAIDPGSTFKLASYMTMLDQHKIDTSTIINAEGGRYKFPKGPTITDTEHDNYEMSVKRAFEESSNVAAAKLVDKFYHNNPWQYINKLYSYHLNEKLQLQIPGEGRPVIKNPSNRSWNKNYSLPEMAYGYEMNITPLQMLAYYNSVANNGKMIAPLLVREIRRLGNPIEQFQARVINEQVCSEATLGKVRGMLEGVVLNGTGKNVIKNKLYSVAGKTGTAQVANGTKGYKDKKYQASFCGYFPADRPKYSMIVVINNPTQGDYLAAKVAGPVFREVADRVYANDLDINQSSQARYVGNTVMPQVKQGNMKALKKVYSKLGVKPLYASANSTVDTSNGIPFEEVKYKNGTVPSVTGMGLSDALYVMGNAGYKVTVRGSGIVTNQSVTGGSAIPKGSRILIELQ from the coding sequence ATGGGAATTAGGACTAACATACTGGCCAGGGTTTATTTAGCCTTCGGGCTTGTTTTGCTTTTGGCTATTGCCGTTGTGGTTCAGCTTTGCCGGCTGCAGTTTGTACAGGGCGATAAGTGGAAGGCTATGGCTTCTGATCTTTCGGCACAATACCAAACTGTTGAGGCTGCAAGGGGTAATATTTTTTCCGTTGACGGAAGTTTGTTAGCTACTTCAGTACCAGAATATGAGCTGCACATGGATATGCTGGCAAGCGGTATTGCCTCGGATACAGCGTTCAATAATAATATTGACCTGTTAGCTGCGAAGCTATCAGGTATGTTTGGTGACAGATCGGCAAGGGAATATTCGCGCGTATTTCGTGAGGCCCGCAAGGATAGCTCACGCTATTTGCTGATCAGGCGTAAAGTATCATACCAGGACCTGAAAAAAATTCGCCAGTTCCCGGTATTTAACATGGGTAAATACAAAGGCGGGCTGATCGTTATTCAAAAAAATAAACGGATCCTGCCGTTCCAGTCGCTGGCTGCCCGTACTATCGGTTATAAAAATGAAAACGTAAAGAACCCGGTTGGTTTGGAAGGTGCTTATTCATCATATATTAATGGTGAAAGCGGCAGGCGCTTAATGCAAAGAATCCCGGGCGGTATTTGGATGCCGGTTGACGATGATGATGAAATAGCGCCTAAAGATGGTGCTGATATTATCTCAACCATCAATGTAAACTTTCAGGATGTGGCGCAGGATGCATTGAAAAAACAACTGGTTAAAAGCGCGGCCGATCATGGTTGTGTGGTACTGATGGAAGTATCAACCGGCGAGATCAGGGCGATTGCCAATTACACCCGTACTAAAGATGGTGATTACAGGGAGCAGATGAACTATGCTATCAGTAACGCTATCGATCCGGGATCGACCTTTAAGCTGGCATCGTATATGACCATGCTCGATCAGCATAAGATTGATACCAGTACCATAATTAATGCCGAAGGCGGCAGATATAAATTTCCGAAGGGGCCAACCATTACTGATACCGAGCACGATAATTATGAAATGTCGGTTAAGCGTGCCTTTGAAGAATCATCAAACGTGGCTGCGGCAAAATTGGTTGATAAATTTTACCATAATAACCCATGGCAGTATATCAATAAATTGTACAGCTATCATTTGAATGAAAAGCTTCAGTTACAGATTCCCGGCGAAGGCAGGCCGGTAATTAAAAATCCATCAAACCGCAGCTGGAACAAAAATTACAGTTTGCCTGAGATGGCTTATGGTTATGAAATGAACATTACGCCGCTGCAAATGCTGGCTTACTATAATTCGGTGGCTAATAATGGTAAAATGATAGCTCCGCTGCTGGTTCGTGAGATCAGAAGGTTGGGTAACCCTATCGAGCAGTTCCAGGCCAGGGTGATCAATGAGCAGGTATGTTCGGAAGCTACGCTGGGTAAAGTACGTGGTATGCTTGAAGGCGTTGTACTTAATGGTACAGGCAAAAATGTTATTAAAAATAAGCTTTACAGCGTAGCCGGTAAAACAGGTACGGCGCAGGTAGCAAACGGTACCAAGGGTTATAAGGATAAAAAATACCAGGCCTCATTTTGCGGTTATTTCCCGGCCGACCGTCCTAAATATTCGATGATCGTGGTGATTAATAACCCGACGCAAGGCGATTATTTAGCGGCCAAGGTAGCCGGTCCGGTATTCAGAGAAGTGGCAGACAGGGTTTATGCTAACGACTTGGATATTAACCAAAGCTCACAGGCACGTTATGTAGGTAATACTGTTATGCCGCAGGTAAAACAGGGCAATATGAAAGCCCTGAAAAAAGTTTATTCAAAACTGGGCGTTAAACCTTTGTATGCATCGGCCAATAGTACGGTTGATACCAGCAACGGGATCCCGTTTGAGGAAGTAAAATATAAAAATGGTACCGTGCCATCGGTAACAGGCATGGGACTTAGCGATGCATTATATGTAATGGGTAACGCCGGTTATAAAGTAACTGTACGCGGAAGCGGTATAGTTACCAACCAGTCAGTTACCGGAGGGAGTGCTATACCAAAGGGGTCACGAATTTTAATAGAACTGCAATGA
- the murG gene encoding undecaprenyldiphospho-muramoylpentapeptide beta-N-acetylglucosaminyltransferase: protein MKGATQKHTLQGAGGASPRIIISGGGTGGHIFPAISIANALKNIDPNIEILFVGANGRMEMEKVPAAGYKIIGLDIQGIQRGSIVKNLMFPVKLANSVRKAIKIIKDFKPDAAVGVGGYASGPLLYAASLKNIPYLIQEQNSYAGITNKWLGKHAKKICVAFDGMEKFFPAGKIIKTGNPIRKDAVNIAGKHMQALELYHLSAFKKTILITGGSLGARTLNNSIMNGIDKLLAADVQVIWQTGKFYYKSIIEKLGENYHPDLQIREFLTRMDLAYAAADIIISRAGAGTIAELCAIKKPVILVPSPNVAEDHQTKNALALVHENAAVFVADRDAEAKLVDRALELLDDRDLQKKLSNNIGKMAMPNADDVIAKELIQIISNN from the coding sequence ATGAAAGGCGCAACTCAAAAGCACACCCTTCAGGGGGCGGGGGGGGCGTCGCCGCGTATCATCATAAGCGGTGGCGGAACAGGGGGGCATATCTTCCCGGCTATCTCTATTGCCAATGCTTTAAAAAATATTGATCCCAATATCGAGATCCTGTTTGTAGGTGCCAACGGGCGTATGGAAATGGAAAAAGTTCCGGCGGCAGGTTATAAGATCATCGGATTGGATATCCAGGGCATCCAGCGCGGCTCTATCGTTAAAAACCTGATGTTCCCCGTCAAACTTGCCAATAGCGTACGCAAAGCCATTAAGATCATTAAAGATTTTAAGCCCGATGCTGCTGTAGGTGTTGGCGGATATGCTTCGGGGCCGTTGTTGTACGCGGCATCGTTAAAGAATATTCCATACCTAATACAGGAGCAAAACTCGTATGCTGGTATTACCAATAAATGGCTGGGTAAACATGCCAAAAAGATCTGTGTTGCTTTTGACGGGATGGAGAAATTTTTCCCTGCCGGTAAAATCATCAAAACCGGCAACCCAATCCGCAAGGATGCGGTAAACATTGCCGGCAAACACATGCAGGCTTTGGAGCTGTATCATCTTTCGGCCTTTAAAAAAACGATACTGATAACCGGGGGAAGTCTTGGGGCGCGTACACTGAACAACAGCATCATGAACGGCATTGATAAACTGCTGGCTGCCGATGTACAGGTGATATGGCAAACAGGTAAGTTTTATTATAAAAGCATTATCGAAAAGCTGGGCGAAAATTATCACCCCGATCTGCAGATCAGGGAATTTTTAACCCGGATGGACCTGGCTTATGCCGCTGCTGATATCATTATATCAAGGGCTGGGGCCGGTACCATTGCCGAACTGTGTGCCATTAAAAAGCCGGTTATCCTGGTGCCTTCGCCTAATGTAGCCGAAGATCATCAAACTAAGAACGCTTTGGCCCTGGTACACGAAAACGCGGCTGTTTTTGTGGCCGACCGTGATGCCGAAGCAAAACTGGTTGACAGGGCGCTTGAATTATTAGATGACCGCGACCTGCAAAAGAAACTGAGCAATAATATTGGTAAAATGGCCATGCCAAATGCCGATGACGTTATAGCAAAGGAACTTATCCAAATAATAAGTAACAATTAG
- a CDS encoding FtsW/RodA/SpoVE family cell cycle protein gives MHRILNNTKGDRWIWLIVILLSVISLLAVYSSVGTLAFKQGKGAEIILMKHVFMMIGGIAIMYFSHKLDYRYYAGISKLLMIVTVPLLLYTLFFGAHINGASRWIPIPGTGLSFQTSDLAKLALITYLARSLSRKQENIKDVKQSFIPIMGAVCLVFALIGPANLSTGLMLFGVSILLLIIGRISIKQIAVVCLAGAVLLAGMLTFGGRKGTHASRVKVFLHPELADKDQLFQANHAKIAIASGGVFGKGPGNSTEKNYLPEAFSDEIYAIIIEEYGLVGGVALVGIYLFLLYRCIKIVTKAPKAFGALLACGLSFSLAIQAFANMAVAVGLGPVTGVPLPFVSMGGTSILFTSVAFGIILSVSKDIEEPKKKKEKETDNSGPNKIIVGEISVA, from the coding sequence ATGCATAGGATATTAAACAATACAAAAGGAGATCGCTGGATATGGCTCATTGTCATTTTGCTTTCTGTTATATCCTTGTTGGCGGTATATAGTTCGGTTGGTACGCTGGCATTTAAGCAGGGCAAGGGAGCGGAGATCATTTTGATGAAGCATGTGTTTATGATGATTGGAGGTATCGCCATTATGTACTTTTCGCACAAGCTTGATTACCGCTATTACGCGGGGATCTCAAAATTGCTGATGATTGTTACTGTACCCTTGTTATTATATACTTTGTTTTTTGGCGCGCACATCAACGGTGCAAGCAGGTGGATCCCCATACCCGGAACAGGCTTAAGCTTTCAAACTTCAGATTTAGCCAAACTTGCGCTTATTACTTACCTGGCGCGTTCATTATCGCGCAAGCAGGAAAATATAAAAGATGTTAAGCAATCGTTTATACCAATCATGGGTGCGGTGTGCCTGGTATTTGCACTTATTGGCCCGGCCAACTTATCAACGGGGCTAATGTTGTTTGGGGTAAGTATCCTATTGCTCATTATAGGCCGTATCAGTATCAAACAAATTGCGGTAGTGTGCCTGGCAGGCGCGGTATTACTTGCAGGTATGTTAACCTTCGGCGGCAGGAAAGGGACGCATGCATCAAGGGTAAAAGTTTTCCTTCATCCCGAACTGGCAGATAAAGATCAGCTTTTTCAGGCCAATCACGCAAAAATAGCCATAGCATCGGGCGGGGTATTTGGTAAAGGCCCGGGCAACAGTACCGAAAAAAATTATTTGCCCGAGGCGTTTTCAGATGAGATCTATGCCATCATTATTGAAGAGTACGGTTTGGTGGGAGGAGTGGCATTGGTGGGTATTTACCTGTTCTTGCTGTACCGGTGTATTAAAATAGTAACTAAAGCACCAAAGGCATTTGGGGCGTTGCTGGCTTGCGGTTTAAGCTTCAGTTTGGCCATACAGGCATTTGCAAATATGGCGGTAGCTGTAGGGTTAGGTCCGGTAACGGGCGTGCCGCTGCCCTTTGTGAGTATGGGTGGTACATCAATATTGTTTACCAGTGTGGCCTTTGGTATTATACTCTCAGTAAGCAAGGATATAGAAGAACCTAAAAAGAAGAAAGAGAAGGAAACAGATAACAGCGGGCCTAATAAAATTATTGTAGGGGAGATCAGTGTGGCGTAG
- a CDS encoding FtsL-like putative cell division protein, with amino-acid sequence MTNRLRTEIQEEEEVEEVIEERPARELPDNFFTQLFTKGFLTTERATSALPFVLFLAFLGMVYIGNMHYAEKSVREIDALTKEVKELGWDYKSTKADMAYKSTLTEVAKRADTLGLSQSVDPPGKITVKEVEDGN; translated from the coding sequence ATGACCAATCGTTTACGTACAGAAATTCAGGAGGAAGAAGAAGTTGAAGAAGTAATTGAGGAAAGGCCTGCAAGGGAATTGCCTGATAACTTTTTTACGCAGCTTTTTACCAAAGGCTTTCTCACTACTGAGAGAGCTACCAGTGCTTTGCCCTTTGTTTTGTTTTTGGCTTTTTTGGGTATGGTGTACATTGGTAATATGCACTATGCCGAAAAATCGGTACGTGAAATTGATGCGCTTACCAAAGAGGTTAAGGAGTTGGGCTGGGATTATAAATCGACCAAGGCCGATATGGCATATAAAAGTACGCTTACCGAAGTGGCTAAACGTGCGGATACATTGGGCCTGAGTCAATCGGTTGACCCGCCGGGAAAAATAACAGTGAAGGAGGTTGAAGATGGGAATTAG
- the murD gene encoding UDP-N-acetylmuramoyl-L-alanine--D-glutamate ligase, with protein MNHNNNKNANQKHPLQGPGGARLVVLGAGESGVGAAYLAQQQGFDVFVSDFGGIADSYKKQLEDWKIPFEEKQHTEELILNAVEVIKSPGIPDKAPIIKKLHGKGISVISEIEFAGRYTDAKIIGITGSNGKTTTTSLTYHILKDAGMNVGLAGNIGKSFAYQVATERFDWYVLELSSFMLDDMFKFKVNIAVLLNITPDHLDRYDYKLENYAASKFRITQNQTAADYFIYCADDPETLKGMRERTFGAQLLPFSIQQKIEPGAYLDENDNIVINTKQEHFTMSIQELALQGKHNIYNSMASGIVAKVLELRNETMRESMGSFKSIEHRLEFVANISGIRFINDSKATNVNSTWYALESMTSDVVLILGGVDKGNDYSMLNDLVRQKVKAIVCLGKDNKRIHDAFEDDVDLIVNTASAQEAAQVAYHLATKGDTVLLSPACASFDLFKNYEDRGRQFKEAVKEL; from the coding sequence ATGAACCACAACAATAACAAAAACGCTAATCAAAAGCACCCCCTTCAGGGACCGGGGGGGGCTCGCCTTGTGGTGCTGGGCGCCGGCGAAAGTGGTGTTGGGGCGGCATACCTTGCCCAACAGCAGGGCTTTGATGTTTTTGTGTCGGATTTTGGTGGCATTGCCGATAGCTATAAAAAACAACTTGAAGATTGGAAAATTCCTTTTGAGGAGAAACAACATACTGAAGAACTGATTTTAAATGCTGTTGAAGTGATCAAAAGTCCCGGGATTCCGGATAAGGCGCCGATCATCAAAAAACTTCATGGAAAAGGCATATCTGTGATATCTGAAATTGAGTTTGCCGGGAGGTATACTGACGCAAAGATTATAGGGATCACAGGTTCAAATGGTAAAACCACTACCACCAGCTTAACCTACCACATTTTAAAAGATGCGGGGATGAATGTTGGTTTGGCGGGTAATATAGGTAAAAGCTTTGCTTACCAGGTAGCTACCGAAAGGTTCGACTGGTATGTGCTGGAGTTAAGCAGCTTTATGCTGGATGATATGTTCAAATTTAAAGTTAACATAGCTGTATTGTTAAACATTACGCCTGATCATTTAGACAGGTATGATTATAAACTGGAAAACTACGCGGCATCCAAATTCAGGATAACGCAGAACCAAACGGCGGCCGATTATTTTATTTATTGCGCCGATGATCCTGAAACCCTTAAAGGCATGAGGGAACGAACGTTCGGGGCGCAATTGCTGCCATTTTCCATACAGCAAAAAATTGAACCGGGCGCATACCTCGATGAAAACGACAATATTGTCATAAACACAAAACAAGAACATTTTACAATGTCAATTCAAGAACTGGCCCTGCAAGGCAAACACAACATTTACAACTCCATGGCATCGGGTATTGTAGCAAAGGTGTTGGAGCTGCGCAACGAAACGATGAGGGAGAGCATGGGCAGCTTTAAAAGTATTGAACACCGGCTGGAGTTTGTTGCCAATATCTCCGGCATTCGCTTTATTAATGATTCAAAGGCTACCAACGTTAATTCAACCTGGTACGCTTTAGAAAGCATGACCAGCGATGTAGTGTTGATTTTAGGCGGAGTTGATAAAGGAAATGATTACAGTATGCTTAATGACCTGGTTAGGCAAAAAGTAAAAGCCATTGTGTGTTTAGGCAAGGATAACAAACGGATCCATGATGCTTTTGAAGATGATGTTGACCTTATTGTAAATACAGCATCGGCCCAGGAAGCGGCCCAGGTGGCCTACCATCTGGCAACCAAAGGTGATACAGTATTACTATCCCCGGCCTGTGCCAGCTTCGACCTGTTCAAAAATTACGAAGACCGCGGCAGGCAGTTTAAGGAGGCAGTGAAGGAACTTTAG
- the rsmH gene encoding 16S rRNA (cytosine(1402)-N(4))-methyltransferase RsmH codes for MSEYHVPVMLKECIDGLNIDPDGTYVDVTFGGGGHSREILKHLGPKGRLIAFDQDADAQRNIIDDERFVFVDQNFRYLKNFCRLHGAIPVNGILADLGVSSHQFDEADRGFSIRFDAELDMRMNQLGELTAKDVVNNYSVADLHRIFGIYGEIQNAKSLAETIVTARLNTSIVTIADLKNVINARIPKGKENKYLAQVFQALRIEVNQELEALKEFLMQSAEVLGVGGRLVVMSYHSLEDRLVKNFIAKGKFSGEVEKDLYGNDNKPLDAVSRGAITASADEITKNNRARSAKLRIAVKK; via the coding sequence ATGAGTGAGTACCATGTACCGGTAATGCTGAAGGAATGTATTGATGGGCTGAATATTGATCCGGATGGTACTTATGTGGATGTGACTTTTGGCGGTGGAGGGCATTCGCGCGAGATTTTGAAGCATCTGGGACCTAAAGGAAGGCTAATCGCTTTTGATCAGGATGCTGATGCGCAACGGAATATAATTGATGATGAGCGTTTTGTCTTTGTAGATCAGAATTTCAGGTATCTCAAAAACTTTTGCCGTTTACACGGAGCTATTCCTGTAAATGGCATCCTGGCCGATTTGGGTGTGTCATCGCACCAGTTTGATGAGGCCGACAGGGGGTTTTCCATCCGGTTTGATGCCGAGTTGGATATGCGTATGAACCAGTTGGGCGAGCTAACTGCGAAGGATGTGGTAAATAATTATTCTGTTGCTGATTTGCACCGGATTTTTGGCATTTACGGAGAAATTCAAAATGCCAAATCACTGGCCGAAACTATTGTGACCGCAAGGTTAAATACATCGATAGTGACTATCGCTGATTTGAAAAATGTGATCAACGCACGCATCCCGAAAGGAAAAGAAAATAAATACCTGGCACAAGTGTTCCAGGCATTAAGAATAGAGGTTAACCAGGAGCTGGAAGCATTAAAAGAGTTTTTAATGCAGTCGGCAGAAGTTTTGGGTGTTGGCGGCAGGCTGGTGGTCATGTCATACCACTCGCTTGAAGACAGGCTGGTAAAAAACTTCATTGCCAAAGGTAAATTCAGCGGCGAGGTGGAGAAGGATCTTTATGGAAATGATAATAAACCGCTTGATGCTGTAAGCCGCGGGGCTATAACAGCATCTGCAGATGAGATAACTAAAAATAACAGGGCACGGAGCGCTAAATTAAGAATAGCTGTAAAAAAATGA
- a CDS encoding UDP-N-acetylmuramoyl-L-alanyl-D-glutamate--2,6-diaminopimelate ligase, with protein sequence MRYLSDVIDGLAFTELQGSADVEITAIAFDSRKVIPGAMFVAVKGTLVDGHDYIDQAIKKGAVAVICEDLPAHTTGEVDFLMVADSAVALGIVAANFYDNPSAKLKLVGVTGTNGKTTIATLLYQLFRDLGYKCGLLSTVENQINGKVIPSTHTTPDPVELNSLLAEMVDSGCDYCFMEVSSHAISQRRIERLMFAGGVFTNLTHDHLDYHKTFLRYLNAKKEFFDGLSKDAFALTNSDDKNGNVMLQNTSAHKKSYGLKTMADYKARILENQFSGLLLQIDGEEVWFKMVGTFNAYNLLGVYATAMLLEQDKAKVLTSLSKLTGAEGRFEYITAANKVVGIVDYAHTPDAVQNVLSTIHDIRKGNEKVITVIGCGGDRDKTKRPVMAKTACEWSDKVILTSDNPRTEDPAQIIKEMEEGVDPAFKRHTVSIIDRHEAIKTACMLANPGDIILVAGKGHEKYQEINGVKNHFDDMEELERQFQDLV encoded by the coding sequence ATGAGGTATTTAAGCGATGTAATTGATGGACTGGCCTTCACTGAATTGCAGGGAAGCGCTGATGTGGAGATAACGGCAATTGCTTTTGATTCGAGAAAGGTGATTCCCGGGGCGATGTTTGTTGCTGTAAAGGGAACTCTTGTAGACGGGCATGATTATATTGACCAGGCCATTAAAAAGGGTGCCGTAGCAGTAATTTGTGAAGATCTTCCGGCGCACACAACCGGCGAAGTTGATTTCCTGATGGTTGCCGATTCGGCTGTAGCCTTAGGTATTGTAGCCGCCAATTTTTATGATAACCCATCGGCGAAGTTAAAGTTGGTAGGTGTAACAGGTACTAATGGCAAAACAACTATTGCTACGCTGCTTTACCAATTATTCCGCGATTTGGGTTATAAATGTGGTCTGCTGTCAACCGTCGAAAATCAGATCAACGGCAAAGTGATCCCATCAACCCATACCACACCCGATCCCGTGGAGCTGAACAGCCTGCTTGCCGAAATGGTGGATAGCGGTTGCGATTACTGCTTTATGGAGGTGAGTTCTCACGCCATTTCACAAAGGCGTATTGAGCGACTGATGTTTGCGGGAGGAGTATTTACCAATTTAACGCATGATCATTTAGATTATCATAAAACTTTTCTGAGGTATTTGAATGCTAAGAAGGAATTTTTTGACGGCTTATCTAAAGATGCTTTCGCACTAACCAACAGTGATGATAAGAATGGTAATGTGATGTTGCAGAACACCTCAGCGCATAAAAAAAGCTATGGCCTTAAAACCATGGCCGATTATAAAGCTCGCATCCTGGAAAACCAGTTTAGCGGTTTGCTGCTGCAAATTGACGGCGAGGAAGTGTGGTTTAAAATGGTGGGTACATTCAACGCCTATAACCTGTTGGGAGTGTATGCTACCGCGATGCTGTTGGAGCAGGATAAAGCGAAGGTACTTACCAGCTTAAGCAAACTGACTGGTGCCGAAGGCCGCTTTGAATACATAACTGCCGCTAACAAGGTGGTAGGTATTGTTGATTATGCTCATACCCCTGATGCTGTACAAAACGTATTGAGTACCATTCATGATATCCGCAAGGGTAATGAAAAGGTGATCACTGTAATTGGCTGCGGTGGTGACAGGGATAAAACCAAGCGCCCCGTCATGGCCAAAACCGCATGTGAGTGGAGTGATAAAGTGATCCTGACATCGGATAACCCGCGTACCGAAGATCCGGCGCAGATCATCAAAGAGATGGAAGAGGGTGTTGATCCGGCATTTAAAAGACATACAGTAAGCATCATCGACAGGCATGAGGCTATTAAAACAGCCTGTATGCTGGCTAACCCAGGTGATATTATCCTGGTAGCAGGTAAAGGGCACGAAAAATACCAGGAAATAAATGGGGTGAAAAACCACTTCGATGATATGGAAGAACTGGAAAGGCAATTCCAGGACTTGGTATAA